From one Alicyclobacillus acidocaldarius subsp. acidocaldarius Tc-4-1 genomic stretch:
- a CDS encoding AraC family transcriptional regulator gives MQEVTQRGASAPGSSELLGRIRAVMAEALCEDGVHSTPVPGLTLYRWSETSSPRHGVYRPSLCVVAQGEKQVWLGQQVLTYNSATYLISSIHVPAQSRVSRASAAQPYLALRIEFDPQEWLDLFEGGALGREDEVEPEAGLWVARMEEHLLDAIARYVDLVRHPEDVPYLAPLWRREIFYRVIRGEGGQRWARLLAAAGQANPAHRAVRYLAEHFRDHVRIDDLAALVNMSPSTLHRHFKALTHMTPIQYQKRLRLLEARRLLLGGAQSVTEAALSVGYESVSQFTREYARLFGLPPSKDVERLRLAP, from the coding sequence ATGCAGGAGGTCACCCAACGAGGCGCGAGCGCGCCTGGAAGCTCCGAGCTCCTGGGCCGCATCAGGGCGGTCATGGCAGAAGCTCTCTGCGAAGACGGCGTCCATTCGACGCCTGTGCCGGGTCTCACGCTGTACCGCTGGTCCGAGACGTCCTCCCCGCGGCACGGGGTGTATCGCCCGTCGCTTTGCGTGGTCGCCCAGGGCGAGAAGCAGGTGTGGCTCGGTCAGCAGGTCCTCACGTACAATTCGGCCACGTACCTCATCTCTTCCATCCACGTGCCGGCGCAATCGCGCGTGAGCCGCGCGTCTGCCGCACAGCCCTATCTGGCGCTTCGCATCGAGTTTGATCCGCAGGAGTGGCTGGACCTGTTCGAAGGGGGCGCGTTGGGCCGCGAAGACGAAGTCGAGCCCGAGGCGGGTCTCTGGGTTGCGCGCATGGAGGAACATCTCCTCGATGCCATCGCTCGCTACGTCGATCTGGTGCGCCACCCTGAGGACGTGCCGTATCTCGCGCCCCTCTGGCGCCGCGAAATCTTTTATCGCGTCATTCGCGGCGAAGGCGGCCAGCGGTGGGCGCGCCTCCTCGCTGCGGCCGGCCAGGCCAACCCCGCGCACCGCGCCGTTCGCTATCTCGCGGAGCATTTTCGCGATCACGTCCGCATCGACGATCTCGCCGCTCTGGTGAACATGAGCCCTTCCACCTTGCACCGCCACTTCAAAGCGCTCACGCACATGACGCCCATCCAGTATCAGAAGCGGCTGCGATTGCTGGAGGCCCGCAGGCTCCTCCTCGGCGGCGCGCAATCGGTGACGGAGGCGGCGCTCTCCGTCGGCTATGAGAGCGTGTCACAGTTCACCCGCGAGTACGCGCGCCTCTTTGGCTTGCCGCCGAGCAAGGACGTGGAGCGCCTCCGCCTCGCGCCGTGA